From one Candidatus Woesearchaeota archaeon genomic stretch:
- a CDS encoding phosphoenolpyruvate carboxykinase (GTP) — protein sequence MNINKAILDEKNLAKLQALNNSRVLEIVEEYITLCRPRKVTVLADSEEDARYARELTIKNKEEAHLSMKGHTIHFDGFYDQGRDKKNTRVLLPKSAKASKFLEWKDRDEGLNEVMGFLDGIMEGKEMFVCFFCLGPNNSRFSIPALQLTDSAYVVHSEAILYRQGYDEFKRLEGSGNFFYFIHSAGELDERGNSKNIDKRRIYMDLQENRVLTVNNQYAGNSVGLKKLALRLGINKASQEDWLCEHMFVVGVHPSGKSRVSYFTGAFPSACGKTSTAMIAGQTIIGDDIAYIKSGDDGQAYAVNVEQGLFGIIQDINPTDDPVIYKVLTTPRELIFSNVLVVDGVPYWLGMGKELPKTGINFSGDWYESKKDKDGNAIDPAHKNARYTIRIKELDNADPKSDSPNGVPISGFIYGGRDSDTTVPVFESLSWSHGVYVGAVVESETTTATIGKVGVRTHDPMANIDFLVVPLGLYIKNHLAFGDRLDKQPRIFHTNYFLKENGNFLNSKLDKKVWLMWMEGKVNNEFEAIETPVGFIPKYEDLKKLFMELFNKEYSEGEYERQFTIRTAKLLEKLGRMEKVYKEENDLPQVFLEHLHQEQKRLMEAKEKFGKENISPFEFE from the coding sequence GTGAATATCAACAAAGCTATTCTGGATGAAAAGAATCTTGCAAAACTGCAGGCATTGAATAACAGCCGTGTTCTCGAAATAGTTGAAGAATATATTACTTTATGCAGGCCAAGAAAGGTTACTGTGCTTGCTGATTCAGAAGAAGATGCCCGATATGCCAGAGAACTGACAATAAAGAATAAAGAAGAAGCACATCTTTCAATGAAAGGCCACACAATTCATTTTGACGGCTTTTATGATCAGGGCAGGGATAAGAAAAACACAAGAGTTTTATTGCCGAAAAGCGCAAAAGCAAGCAAATTTCTCGAGTGGAAAGACAGGGATGAAGGGCTAAATGAAGTGATGGGCTTTCTTGACGGAATTATGGAAGGCAAGGAGATGTTTGTATGTTTTTTCTGCCTTGGCCCAAACAATTCAAGATTTTCAATTCCTGCATTGCAATTGACAGATTCGGCATATGTTGTGCATAGCGAGGCAATTCTTTACAGGCAGGGATATGATGAATTCAAAAGGCTGGAAGGATCAGGAAATTTTTTCTATTTCATCCATTCTGCCGGCGAGCTGGATGAGAGGGGCAATTCAAAAAATATTGATAAAAGAAGGATATACATGGACCTCCAGGAGAATAGGGTGCTGACAGTTAACAACCAATACGCAGGAAATAGTGTTGGCCTAAAAAAGCTTGCTTTAAGATTGGGAATAAATAAAGCCAGCCAGGAAGATTGGCTGTGCGAGCATATGTTCGTTGTGGGAGTTCATCCATCTGGCAAGAGCAGAGTATCATATTTCACAGGGGCTTTTCCTTCAGCATGCGGCAAGACTTCCACTGCGATGATAGCCGGGCAGACAATAATTGGCGACGATATAGCATACATCAAATCAGGAGATGATGGGCAAGCCTATGCTGTCAATGTTGAACAGGGGCTTTTTGGCATCATACAGGATATAAACCCTACAGATGATCCTGTGATTTACAAAGTGCTGACAACGCCCCGAGAATTAATCTTTTCAAATGTTCTTGTTGTTGATGGCGTTCCTTACTGGCTTGGAATGGGAAAAGAATTGCCAAAAACAGGAATTAATTTTTCTGGAGATTGGTATGAAAGCAAAAAAGATAAAGATGGAAATGCAATAGACCCTGCGCATAAGAATGCAAGATACACAATAAGGATTAAAGAGCTGGATAATGCTGATCCCAAATCTGATAGCCCGAATGGAGTTCCGATTTCAGGATTTATTTACGGCGGCCGCGATTCGGATACAACTGTGCCTGTATTTGAATCATTAAGCTGGAGCCATGGCGTTTATGTTGGAGCTGTAGTTGAATCTGAAACAACAACTGCAACAATCGGCAAAGTTGGAGTGAGAACTCATGACCCAATGGCCAATATCGACTTCCTGGTTGTTCCTCTGGGGCTTTACATAAAAAACCACCTTGCTTTTGGCGACAGATTAGACAAACAGCCAAGGATTTTTCATACAAATTATTTTCTGAAAGAGAATGGAAACTTCCTTAATTCAAAGCTTGACAAGAAAGTCTGGCTGATGTGGATGGAAGGCAAGGTCAATAATGAATTTGAAGCCATTGAAACGCCCGTTGGCTTTATTCCAAAATATGAAGATCTAAAAAAGTTATTCATGGAACTTTTTAATAAAGAATACAGCGAAGGAGAATATGAGAGGCAATTTACAATCAGAACTGCAAAATTATTGGAAAAGCTTGGCAGAATGGAAAAAGTGTACAAAGAAGAGAATGATCTCCCGCAAGTATTCTTAGAGCATCTCCATCAGGAACAGAAAAGATTGATGGAAGCAAAAGAGAAGTTCGGAAAAGAAAATATATCGCCTTTTGAGTTTGAGTAA
- a CDS encoding 4Fe-4S binding protein, translating into MPKITVTISAEKCDDCLKCIEICPMEVFGKDEKNKAFVLKEKECIACNACVVQCPKAAIKVEEEK; encoded by the coding sequence ATGCCAAAAATAACAGTAACAATAAGCGCTGAGAAATGCGATGACTGCCTGAAATGCATTGAAATATGCCCTATGGAAGTTTTCGGCAAGGATGAAAAGAATAAAGCGTTTGTTCTGAAAGAAAAGGAATGCATTGCCTGCAATGCCTGCGTTGTCCAGTGCCCGAAGGCAGCGATAAAGGTTGAAGAAGAGAAATAA
- a CDS encoding 50S ribosomal protein L31e, which yields MAKKEETKIILERTYNVPLRRRVQFSPRHKRAKKAVNVLRDFLKKHMKSDQVKIGKYANLEIWKHGIKNVPHHIKVDVKKDDKGVVFAELAGAPVEKKVEVKKAEVKKEVKAEEKEAIKKDEKPNEIPKDVQIEKEELKELKKEPLKVPKEAKSKAVKSKETNAIK from the coding sequence ATGGCAAAAAAAGAAGAAACAAAAATAATCCTTGAAAGAACGTATAATGTTCCGCTTAGAAGGAGAGTTCAATTCAGCCCAAGGCATAAAAGGGCTAAAAAAGCAGTCAATGTCCTTAGAGATTTCCTGAAGAAGCATATGAAGTCAGATCAAGTTAAAATCGGAAAATACGCAAATCTTGAGATTTGGAAGCACGGCATCAAGAATGTTCCGCATCACATAAAAGTTGATGTCAAGAAAGATGACAAAGGCGTGGTTTTTGCAGAATTGGCAGGAGCTCCTGTTGAGAAAAAAGTTGAAGTAAAGAAAGCAGAAGTAAAAAAAGAAGTTAAAGCAGAAGAAAAAGAAGCAATAAAGAAAGATGAAAAGCCAAATGAAATTCCAAAAGATGTTCAAATAGAAAAAGAGGAATTAAAAGAGCTAAAAAAAGAGCCTCTTAAAGTCCCAAAAGAAGCTAAATCTAAGGCTGTTAAAAGCAAGGAAACAAACGCGATCAAGTAA
- a CDS encoding 50S ribosomal protein L39e codes for MARYKHPSRKKRLAKLHRQTRWAPFWTVPKIYGKGRKVHPGRHTAVKRSWRRIKTKA; via the coding sequence ATGGCAAGATACAAGCATCCAAGCAGAAAGAAAAGATTGGCAAAATTGCACAGACAGACAAGATGGGCGCCATTTTGGACAGTGCCAAAGATTTACGGAAAAGGAAGAAAAGTGCATCCAGGCAGGCATACTGCTGTCAAAAGAAGCTGGAGAAGAATAAAGACGAAAGCATAA
- a CDS encoding DNA-binding protein, giving the protein MDNGLEEIRKRKIGSLQQQAQKQAEEENQLKAQIQQLEEIVRRALTKEALQRYGNLKTAHLEKAVQLLVVVANAIQAQNIKTIDDKQLKEILMMMDKKHETKIRFK; this is encoded by the coding sequence ATGGACAATGGGCTTGAAGAAATAAGAAAAAGAAAAATAGGATCATTGCAGCAGCAGGCGCAAAAACAGGCTGAGGAAGAAAATCAGCTTAAGGCGCAGATACAGCAGCTTGAAGAGATTGTAAGAAGAGCGCTTACAAAAGAGGCACTGCAGCGCTATGGAAATTTGAAGACAGCGCATCTGGAAAAAGCAGTCCAGCTGCTTGTAGTGGTTGCAAATGCAATACAGGCGCAGAACATAAAAACAATTGACGATAAGCAGCTGAAAGAGATTTTGATGATGATGGACAAAAAGCACGAAACAAAAATAAGGTTCAAGTAA
- a CDS encoding 30S ribosomal protein S19e: MATIFEVDSQKLIEKASEELKKVQAMQPPEWAIFVKTGIHKERPPINPDWWYVRAASVLRKIYLKGPIGVAKLRTLYGGKKNRGHKPEHFYKGSGNILRKILQQLTKAGFAKEEKKGLHKGRVITKEGKEFLNKIAIMIGGKAAEEKPVEAHKEKITEQPKESDKTEK; encoded by the coding sequence ATGGCAACAATATTTGAGGTAGACTCACAAAAATTAATCGAGAAGGCTAGCGAAGAGCTTAAGAAAGTTCAAGCTATGCAGCCGCCGGAATGGGCAATATTTGTAAAGACAGGCATACACAAAGAAAGGCCTCCTATAAACCCTGACTGGTGGTATGTGAGGGCGGCATCTGTGCTCAGAAAGATCTATTTAAAAGGCCCGATCGGCGTAGCAAAGCTAAGGACTTTATACGGCGGAAAAAAGAACAGGGGGCATAAGCCGGAGCATTTTTACAAAGGTTCAGGAAACATCCTAAGAAAGATACTGCAGCAGCTCACAAAAGCAGGGTTTGCTAAGGAAGAAAAAAAAGGGCTTCATAAAGGCAGAGTAATAACCAAAGAAGGAAAGGAGTTTTTGAATAAGATTGCAATTATGATTGGCGGAAAGGCAGCCGAAGAAAAGCCTGTTGAAGCTCACAAAGAAAAAATAACAGAACAGCCTAAAGAATCAGATAAAACAGAAAAATAA
- a CDS encoding transaldolase family protein yields the protein MKPENLRTKIFLDSGDPNETRQIMGILGFLDGQTTNPTLISKNPIARERFEKGEKFAKEEIYAFYHEVVDEISRLIPSGSVSIEVYADADISSSEMIKEASEMYEWIPNAHIKLPITREGLKAAEQSIKENMRVNMTLCFSQEQASAVYAATKGASKGNVFVSPFIGRLDDIGENGMGLIKNILEMYKNGDKHVEVLTASVRNIEHLLCALHLGSDIVTAPYKLLKEWSEIGMPMPNDYICKSNGLKEIAYQNIDLKKNWPDFNISHQLTDKGIERFSNDWNALIK from the coding sequence ATGAAACCTGAAAATTTAAGAACAAAAATATTTTTGGACAGCGGAGATCCAAATGAAACCAGGCAAATCATGGGTATTTTGGGCTTTCTTGACGGCCAGACTACAAATCCTACATTAATTTCTAAAAATCCAATTGCTCGCGAGCGCTTTGAAAAAGGCGAAAAATTCGCTAAAGAAGAAATATATGCCTTCTATCATGAAGTTGTAGATGAGATTTCAAGACTAATTCCTTCTGGCTCTGTTTCCATTGAAGTGTATGCTGATGCAGATATATCAAGCAGCGAAATGATCAAAGAAGCAAGTGAAATGTACGAATGGATTCCAAACGCCCACATAAAGCTGCCAATAACAAGAGAAGGGCTGAAGGCTGCTGAGCAGTCAATAAAAGAAAACATGCGCGTCAATATGACGCTTTGCTTTTCGCAAGAGCAGGCTTCTGCTGTGTACGCTGCGACAAAAGGCGCTTCAAAAGGCAATGTCTTTGTGTCACCATTTATTGGCAGGCTTGATGATATTGGTGAAAACGGGATGGGTTTGATAAAAAATATTTTGGAAATGTATAAGAATGGCGATAAACATGTAGAGGTGCTTACTGCAAGTGTCAGAAATATCGAACACCTTTTATGCGCATTGCACCTTGGTTCTGATATTGTTACCGCACCCTATAAACTATTAAAAGAATGGTCAGAAATAGGCATGCCGATGCCTAATGATTACATATGCAAATCTAATGGCCTTAAAGAAATTGCCTACCAAAACATTGATCTTAAAAAGAATTGGCCTGACTTCAATATATCGCACCAATTAACTGACAAAGGCATTGAAAGATTCTCAAATGATTGGAATGCGTTGATTAAATAA
- a CDS encoding pyridoxal phosphate-dependent aminotransferase, with protein MKFAFVKMLAKRALNIAPSATLAIDAKAKQLKKNGEDIVVFGAGQPDFSTPDNIKQAAIKAINDNFTGYTPSGGIIELKQAVAAKLKRDNNLTYDPSEILISCGGKHTLHNIMQVLLNKGDKVILPTPYWVSYEEQIKLAEAKPIFVKTDKKFKITADKIAEKINKKTKLIILTSPSNPTGAVIDEEELVKIADLAIKNNIYVISDEVYEFFIYDGKKQFSIASLNDQIKALTITVNAVSKTYSMTGWRIGYCAGPKEIINAMDNLQSHTTSNPTSIAQKAALEALNGPQDSVKIMVDEFDKRRKYMTERLNQIKGISCSLPEGAFYCFPDISKTKLGSIDFSNRLLDEAKVAVVPGIAFGSDKHARLSYATSMDDIKKGMDRIEEFCNKL; from the coding sequence ATGAAATTTGCCTTTGTTAAAATGCTGGCAAAACGCGCTCTTAACATCGCACCATCTGCAACCTTGGCAATAGATGCAAAGGCAAAGCAGCTCAAGAAAAATGGCGAGGACATAGTTGTTTTCGGAGCTGGACAGCCGGATTTTTCCACTCCAGACAATATAAAGCAGGCTGCGATAAAGGCAATAAATGATAATTTTACAGGCTACACTCCTTCCGGCGGCATAATTGAATTAAAGCAGGCAGTTGCTGCAAAATTAAAAAGAGACAATAATTTGACTTATGATCCTTCTGAAATACTGATAAGCTGCGGCGGAAAGCATACATTGCATAATATCATGCAGGTTCTGTTAAACAAAGGCGATAAAGTAATTCTTCCAACTCCTTACTGGGTAAGCTATGAAGAGCAGATTAAATTAGCAGAAGCAAAGCCCATTTTTGTAAAAACAGACAAAAAATTCAAGATAACAGCTGATAAAATTGCAGAAAAAATAAATAAAAAAACAAAATTAATCATTTTAACTTCTCCGAGCAATCCAACCGGAGCAGTAATTGACGAGGAAGAATTAGTTAAGATAGCAGATTTAGCTATAAAAAATAACATTTATGTGATTTCAGACGAGGTTTATGAATTTTTTATTTATGATGGGAAAAAACAGTTTTCAATTGCATCTTTGAATGATCAAATAAAAGCTCTTACAATAACAGTTAATGCTGTTTCAAAAACATATTCAATGACGGGCTGGCGAATAGGCTATTGCGCCGGGCCGAAAGAAATAATAAATGCAATGGACAATTTACAGAGCCATACAACATCAAATCCAACTTCAATTGCGCAGAAAGCTGCATTGGAAGCATTGAACGGGCCGCAGGATTCTGTTAAAATAATGGTTGATGAGTTTGACAAAAGAAGAAAGTACATGACAGAAAGATTAAACCAAATAAAAGGGATCAGCTGCAGCCTTCCTGAAGGCGCTTTTTACTGCTTCCCGGATATAAGCAAAACAAAATTAGGCTCAATAGACTTTTCAAACAGATTGTTGGACGAAGCAAAGGTTGCAGTTGTGCCTGGAATTGCATTTGGATCAGACAAGCATGCAAGGCTGAGCTATGCAACTTCAATGGATGACATAAAGAAAGGGATGGACAGGATAGAAGAGTTCTGCAATAAATTGTAA